Proteins encoded together in one Planctomyces sp. SH-PL14 window:
- a CDS encoding cold-shock protein gives MQRGTIKKIVADKGFGFIAGAERGKDLFFHVSAVKESDFESLYEGQNVEFESEQGPKGARASIVRPV, from the coding sequence ATGCAGCGTGGTACGATCAAGAAAATTGTCGCGGACAAGGGCTTCGGATTCATCGCGGGCGCCGAGCGGGGTAAGGACCTGTTCTTCCACGTGTCGGCCGTCAAGGAATCGGACTTTGAATCCCTGTACGAAGGCCAGAACGTCGAGTTCGAATCCGAACAGGGCCCGAAGGGAGCGCGGGCTTCGATCGTTCGGCCGGTCTAG
- a CDS encoding outer membrane protein assembly factor, with protein sequence MDGVRPRSSRSTDHRLLRCVLVVAWCAAASVVAAEPPERRQRSVLARPPVIQASGTDEDITDASLEKPLADVVIEGNTTIQPHAIQSRIKCRKGRPVTRQEIQDDVASLLDTHWFYNVKPVLQMTDDGPVLIYRLRERPMVRSVEFKGNKKVKTSELQAHVGISVGHGFDVSANRQAVSRIKSLYREKGYFYAEVDLEKGGSQDDREVSFVIQEGPKVRVWWVRFEGNKAISDSVLKTKLATKNVILWYIGGDYDPEKIRNDVYTLTEYYHNLGYFDVKIEHKEEESDDRAWVTVVFKVEEGIQYKVRNIDLVGHDVLSRNKLWGKPKLKPGDAFNARLMGLDVKHMKDQYDELGRLFAKVDPIPRFLDTPGELDLVYEIDEDKPYLVGSVNAHIRGDHPHTREDVLLNNVARWAKPGELANGRKLRMAQARIMGSNLWDQQESPTFNIVRVEGREYLSTQIARAQNSVDDVFADAAEEEGPLSGHSMAPESPARHTPRDVRYDYLPPLWERSSGPNTFEANVDIPAAPADEEPAGKATYADPVEQEVARPAMAPARPAALLTPEERNASTGRVPRPVGNQMLAATEAPARWGRPEGSAAIEPEYHEVDPTALFENGIGEDPVGPIIRAQSDDVVRGQSIDHYGNPVPQDPITSVSPQGNPFGSALRAPQEPGFVDVNVDVTEGRTGRLMFGVGVNSNAGIVGSFVLQEDNFDLLRPPTSWSDIINGYAFRGAGQSFRLEAQPGTQVSRYMATWTDPFFLRTDFSLSTSGFYYSRFYDEWSEERLGGRVGLGYLLNEYWSAGASVRLENVNILPQGATPPADLQKVRGDNFLSSAVFTLTRDTRDNAFIPSSGNLIEGSYEQAFGDFNYSRFELTGSQLFTVRQRPDGFGKHIVHFQGQVGWTGDDTPIFERFYAGGYSSFRGFAFRGVSPVDNGYRVGGNFMMLGTAEYLVPITASDSVRVIAFTDFGTIEPNAQINDFRVTAGFGFRLTIPAMGPAPLAFDFAWPLMQKQTDQERVFSFTVGFTR encoded by the coding sequence ATGGACGGCGTTCGACCCCGATCAAGTCGGTCGACTGACCACCGCCTGCTGCGGTGCGTGCTGGTCGTCGCCTGGTGCGCGGCCGCTTCCGTCGTCGCGGCCGAACCTCCCGAACGCCGCCAGCGTTCGGTCCTGGCCCGGCCCCCCGTGATTCAGGCGAGTGGAACGGACGAGGACATCACCGACGCGAGCCTCGAAAAGCCGCTCGCCGACGTGGTGATCGAAGGAAACACGACGATCCAGCCCCACGCGATCCAGTCCCGGATCAAGTGCCGCAAAGGACGGCCCGTCACACGGCAGGAGATTCAGGACGACGTCGCCTCGCTGCTCGACACGCACTGGTTCTACAACGTCAAGCCGGTCCTCCAGATGACCGACGACGGCCCCGTGCTGATCTACCGCCTCCGCGAACGCCCCATGGTGCGGAGCGTGGAGTTCAAGGGAAACAAGAAGGTCAAGACGTCGGAGCTTCAGGCCCACGTCGGGATCTCGGTCGGCCACGGATTCGACGTCTCGGCCAACCGCCAGGCGGTCTCGCGGATCAAGAGCCTCTACCGCGAGAAGGGCTACTTCTACGCCGAAGTCGACCTCGAAAAGGGGGGAAGCCAGGACGATCGCGAAGTCTCCTTCGTGATCCAGGAAGGCCCCAAGGTCCGGGTGTGGTGGGTCCGCTTCGAAGGGAACAAGGCGATCAGCGACTCCGTCCTCAAGACGAAGCTGGCGACCAAGAACGTCATCCTCTGGTACATCGGCGGGGACTACGACCCGGAGAAGATCCGGAACGACGTCTACACGCTCACCGAGTACTACCACAACCTCGGCTACTTCGACGTCAAGATCGAGCACAAGGAAGAGGAGTCCGACGACCGGGCCTGGGTCACGGTCGTCTTCAAGGTCGAAGAGGGGATCCAGTACAAGGTCCGGAACATCGACCTTGTCGGCCACGACGTCCTGAGCCGCAACAAACTCTGGGGCAAGCCCAAGCTCAAGCCGGGCGACGCGTTCAACGCCCGCCTGATGGGGCTCGACGTCAAGCACATGAAGGACCAGTACGACGAACTGGGCCGCCTGTTCGCCAAGGTCGACCCGATCCCGCGGTTCCTCGACACGCCCGGCGAGCTCGACCTCGTCTACGAAATCGATGAGGACAAGCCGTACCTCGTCGGCAGCGTCAACGCCCACATCCGGGGCGACCACCCGCACACCCGCGAGGACGTCCTCCTCAACAACGTCGCCCGCTGGGCCAAGCCGGGTGAACTGGCCAACGGCCGCAAGCTGCGGATGGCCCAGGCCCGCATCATGGGCTCGAATCTGTGGGACCAGCAGGAGTCCCCGACGTTCAACATCGTCCGCGTCGAAGGGCGGGAGTACCTCTCCACCCAGATCGCCCGCGCCCAGAACTCCGTCGACGACGTCTTCGCGGACGCCGCGGAGGAAGAAGGCCCCCTCTCCGGTCACAGCATGGCCCCGGAATCACCGGCCCGCCACACGCCGCGGGATGTCCGCTACGACTACCTTCCGCCCCTCTGGGAGCGGAGCAGCGGCCCCAACACCTTCGAAGCGAACGTCGACATTCCGGCGGCCCCTGCGGATGAGGAACCGGCCGGCAAGGCGACCTACGCCGATCCGGTCGAGCAGGAAGTCGCCCGCCCGGCGATGGCGCCTGCCCGGCCCGCCGCGCTCCTGACCCCCGAAGAACGGAACGCGTCCACGGGACGCGTTCCCCGTCCGGTCGGCAACCAGATGCTGGCCGCCACCGAGGCGCCGGCCCGCTGGGGTCGTCCGGAGGGTTCCGCGGCCATCGAGCCGGAGTACCACGAGGTCGATCCGACGGCCCTCTTCGAGAACGGCATCGGCGAGGATCCGGTCGGCCCGATCATCCGCGCCCAATCGGACGATGTCGTCCGCGGCCAGAGCATCGATCACTACGGCAATCCGGTCCCGCAGGATCCGATCACCTCGGTCTCGCCGCAGGGGAATCCGTTCGGCAGTGCGCTCCGCGCTCCGCAGGAGCCGGGATTCGTCGACGTGAATGTGGACGTTACGGAAGGCCGCACCGGCCGCCTGATGTTCGGCGTGGGCGTCAACAGCAACGCGGGGATCGTCGGCTCGTTCGTCCTGCAGGAAGACAACTTCGACCTGCTCCGTCCGCCGACGAGCTGGTCGGACATCATTAACGGCTACGCCTTCCGCGGAGCCGGCCAGAGTTTCCGGTTGGAAGCCCAGCCCGGAACCCAGGTCAGCCGCTATATGGCGACCTGGACCGACCCGTTCTTCCTGCGGACCGACTTCAGCCTGAGCACGAGCGGTTTCTACTACAGCCGGTTCTACGACGAGTGGAGCGAAGAGCGGCTCGGGGGCCGGGTCGGCCTCGGCTACCTCCTGAACGAGTACTGGTCCGCCGGGGCGAGCGTCCGGCTGGAGAACGTCAACATCCTGCCGCAGGGAGCGACCCCGCCGGCCGACCTGCAGAAGGTCCGCGGCGACAACTTCCTGTCGAGCGCGGTCTTCACCCTGACCCGCGATACCCGCGACAACGCCTTCATTCCCTCCTCGGGAAACCTGATCGAAGGTTCGTACGAGCAGGCGTTCGGCGATTTCAACTACTCGCGGTTCGAACTGACCGGCAGCCAGCTGTTCACGGTCCGCCAGCGTCCGGACGGGTTCGGCAAGCACATCGTCCACTTCCAGGGCCAGGTCGGGTGGACGGGTGACGACACTCCGATCTTCGAGCGGTTCTATGCCGGGGGTTACTCCTCGTTCCGCGGCTTCGCGTTCCGCGGGGTTTCGCCGGTCGACAATGGTTACCGTGTCGGGGGCAACTTCATGATGCTCGGCACGGCGGAGTACCTCGTGCCGATCACGGCGAGCGACTCGGTCCGGGTCATCGCCTTCACGGACTTTGGTACGATCGAGCCGAATGCTCAGATCAACGATTTCCGTGTGACGGCCGGTTTTGGTTTCCGGCTGACGATTCCGGCGATGGGTCCGGCACCGCTGGCGTTCGACTTTGCTTGGCCGCTGATGCAGAAGCAGACGGACCAGGAGCGGGTGTTCAGCTTCACGGTGGGCTTCACGCGGTAA
- a CDS encoding protein-L-isoaspartate(D-aspartate) O-methyltransferase: MNRLLLAGLAPICVVLCYAAVGPAAPPSDAFSARREQMVTESVEGEGIRNPKVLESMRSVARHLFVRNDLRNLAYTDQALDIGFKQTISPPFIVAYMTEVLDPQPTDKVLEIGTGSGYQAAVLSSLVAEVYTIEIVEPLGKRAAALLKQLDYDNVHCRVGDGYAGWDEAAPFDKIIVTCSPENVPQPLVDQLKEGGKMIIPLGERYQQVFHLLEKKDGQLLTKKLLPTLFVPMTGRSEELREQKPDPANPKIVNGDFEDLTDEGLATGWHYQRRSRVLTDFPATGKRYLRMEGTELGRSAHLLQGMGIDGSVVGELDVRMTLKIEGVRPGPDSQDRPGFVIHFYDGKRVPLGNAVIGPWLADETTWHEVGRRIPVPKQAREAIVQVGLNGAMGAMCLDNIRMTPIRRER; this comes from the coding sequence ATGAACCGCTTGCTGCTGGCTGGACTGGCCCCCATCTGCGTCGTTCTGTGCTACGCGGCCGTCGGCCCGGCCGCGCCTCCGAGCGACGCTTTCTCCGCCCGGCGGGAACAGATGGTCACGGAGTCGGTCGAAGGGGAGGGGATCCGCAACCCCAAGGTCCTGGAGTCGATGCGGTCGGTCGCGCGGCACCTCTTCGTCCGCAATGACCTGCGGAACCTCGCCTACACCGACCAGGCCCTCGACATCGGCTTCAAGCAGACGATCTCTCCGCCGTTCATCGTCGCCTACATGACCGAGGTCCTCGATCCGCAGCCGACCGACAAGGTCCTCGAGATCGGGACGGGAAGCGGCTACCAGGCGGCGGTCCTGTCGAGCCTCGTCGCCGAGGTCTACACGATCGAGATCGTCGAGCCCCTCGGGAAGCGGGCCGCCGCCCTGCTGAAGCAACTCGACTACGACAACGTCCACTGCCGCGTCGGTGACGGTTACGCCGGCTGGGACGAGGCGGCCCCCTTCGACAAGATCATCGTCACCTGCTCCCCGGAGAACGTCCCGCAGCCCCTGGTCGACCAGCTGAAGGAGGGGGGGAAGATGATCATCCCTCTCGGCGAGCGGTATCAGCAGGTGTTTCACCTGCTCGAGAAGAAGGATGGCCAGCTCCTGACGAAGAAACTGCTCCCGACTCTCTTTGTCCCGATGACCGGCCGGTCGGAGGAACTGCGGGAGCAGAAGCCCGACCCGGCGAACCCGAAGATCGTCAACGGCGACTTCGAGGATCTGACCGACGAGGGACTCGCGACCGGCTGGCACTACCAGCGGCGGTCGCGGGTGCTCACCGACTTTCCGGCGACGGGTAAGCGGTATCTCCGGATGGAGGGGACCGAGCTCGGCCGGTCCGCGCACCTGCTGCAGGGGATGGGGATTGACGGATCGGTCGTCGGGGAGCTCGATGTCCGGATGACGCTTAAGATTGAGGGGGTTCGCCCCGGTCCCGATTCTCAGGACCGTCCGGGGTTCGTGATCCATTTCTATGACGGAAAACGGGTGCCTCTCGGGAACGCGGTGATCGGACCGTGGCTGGCGGATGAGACGACGTGGCACGAGGTTGGCCGCAGGATTCCGGTGCCGAAGCAGGCCCGCGAGGCGATCGTGCAGGTCGGTCTGAACGGTGCGATGGGAGCGATGTGTCTCGACAATATTCGGATGACGCCAATCCGCCGCGAACGCTGA
- a CDS encoding DeoR/GlpR family DNA-binding transcription regulator, whose amino-acid sequence MLLDQRRGNILELIESKGFVSLQELVDHLGVSESTLRRDLEHLDRIGQIRRTRGGAAYVGESLTAFDERRHRASVEKQSIGRAAADLIQSGETIILDGGTTTLEVARNLAGKSLQVVTNSLPICNQLVSVSTIELIYLGGYLYPKTGVALGSLTIEALKQIHARRVVMGVGGITEAGLFNQNSLLVDTERQMLEAADELIVVADSGKFGHSELVHLCSLKQVARMVVDSGLPTEWQTRIREAGIDLVIAESGSRDA is encoded by the coding sequence ATGCTGCTGGACCAGCGGCGGGGAAACATTCTCGAGCTGATCGAATCCAAGGGATTTGTCTCCCTTCAGGAGCTCGTCGATCACTTGGGAGTGAGCGAAAGTACGCTTCGGCGGGATCTGGAGCATCTTGACCGAATTGGACAGATTCGGCGCACCCGCGGGGGCGCCGCCTATGTCGGGGAGTCCCTGACCGCGTTTGATGAGCGCCGCCATCGGGCGTCGGTCGAAAAGCAGTCGATCGGACGGGCGGCGGCGGACCTGATCCAGTCGGGGGAGACGATCATCCTCGACGGCGGGACGACAACCCTGGAAGTCGCCCGGAACCTCGCCGGCAAGTCCCTGCAGGTGGTGACGAACTCGCTCCCCATCTGCAACCAGCTCGTCAGCGTGTCGACAATCGAACTGATTTACCTCGGCGGCTACCTCTATCCCAAAACCGGGGTAGCCCTTGGCAGCCTGACGATCGAAGCCCTGAAACAGATCCACGCCCGCCGCGTCGTGATGGGAGTCGGCGGGATTACCGAGGCGGGGTTGTTCAACCAGAACTCCCTCCTCGTCGATACAGAACGGCAGATGCTGGAAGCGGCGGACGAGCTGATCGTCGTCGCGGACAGCGGAAAATTCGGACATTCCGAACTGGTCCACCTCTGTTCCCTCAAGCAGGTGGCCCGGATGGTGGTCGACTCCGGACTGCCGACCGAGTGGCAGACGCGAATCCGGGAGGCGGGGATCGACCTCGTCATCGCCGAATCCGGCTCCCGCGACGCCTGA
- a CDS encoding zinc-dependent alcohol dehydrogenase family protein, giving the protein MRAAVFDKPGTQGGTLSLRELPSEPLPPGHVRVRMKFAPIHPSDRLYIAGTYGKAPERWPAVPGFEGVGTVVEARGLLGRFLKGRRVCVLAAGSGTWAEEVIVPARRVIPIPAGLSDEQAATFFINPATALALTRHVHMLRAGEWVVQTAANSQVGRMVIRLGKAAGFRTINLVRRPEQIDPLRSLGGDVCLVHDAETADPESLRSQIEAQVGKAPLRAAIDPVGGPLGSTVFSLLGEGGLFVAYGSLDSRPLAIPSRSLIAGDRRVEGFWLGPWMERKSLPAKIALIREMRRFHQEKVFETQVTATHPLADVQTALQQAERSGGKILLDLR; this is encoded by the coding sequence ATGAGAGCCGCCGTATTCGACAAGCCCGGGACGCAGGGAGGGACGCTCTCCCTCCGCGAACTTCCCTCCGAACCCCTGCCACCGGGACACGTGCGGGTCCGGATGAAGTTTGCGCCCATCCATCCCTCCGACCGACTCTATATCGCCGGGACGTACGGCAAGGCCCCCGAGCGGTGGCCGGCCGTCCCCGGCTTTGAAGGAGTGGGGACCGTCGTCGAGGCTCGCGGGCTGCTCGGACGCTTCCTGAAAGGACGGAGAGTCTGCGTGCTGGCGGCGGGCTCAGGGACCTGGGCGGAAGAGGTCATCGTCCCCGCACGGCGCGTCATTCCGATCCCCGCCGGACTGTCGGACGAACAGGCCGCGACCTTCTTCATCAACCCGGCGACCGCGCTGGCGCTGACCCGTCACGTTCATATGCTCCGCGCCGGGGAGTGGGTGGTTCAGACCGCCGCCAACTCTCAGGTCGGGCGGATGGTGATCCGCCTCGGCAAGGCGGCGGGGTTTCGGACGATCAACCTGGTTCGGCGGCCGGAGCAGATCGACCCCCTGCGGTCGCTCGGGGGGGATGTCTGCCTCGTCCACGATGCGGAGACCGCGGATCCGGAATCGCTCCGATCTCAGATCGAGGCTCAGGTCGGGAAGGCGCCTCTCCGCGCGGCGATCGACCCGGTGGGGGGACCGCTGGGATCGACGGTCTTTTCCCTTCTGGGAGAGGGGGGCCTGTTCGTGGCGTACGGCAGCCTCGACTCCCGACCGCTTGCGATCCCGTCCCGCTCGCTGATCGCGGGGGACCGCCGTGTCGAAGGCTTCTGGCTCGGGCCGTGGATGGAACGGAAGTCGCTCCCCGCCAAGATCGCCCTGATCCGCGAGATGCGGCGCTTCCATCAAGAGAAAGTCTTCGAGACTCAGGTCACTGCGACTCATCCGCTGGCCGACGTTCAGACGGCTCTCCAGCAGGCAGAACGATCGGGCGGCAAGATCCTCCTCGATCTCCGCTGA